The nucleotide window GCCACGTGGTGACTTTGTTTAACTTCCAATTAATGGAATATGATGTCTGCTTTGGTTTGATTTCATGCTAATAAGAGTCGATTACAGCAACCCAAAGAGCAACTCGTTCGTCTTAAACTGAGTGAGATTATGTTAACCACGAACGAGATGGATATGCAGTCGTCATGCTATATTAAGTTCCCATTACAGCAACCAAAAGGTTTAGTTGTTTCGAGTAAGTGTTAGAAGATACCAGAAGATACTAACCACACGCTAATAAGAAGAGGATACATTAACCCTCCATCAAAGACTCCTTCTGCATTAGGTTGTGCAGGTGGATGACACTGTGAGAAAGCGTGACGTTGATGAGAGTTGATGGTCGTCTTCCACCTTAAAGCTGCAGCGTCGACGCACGTCTGGCAACCACCGACAGTGGGATATATCATACTTTCCGTAAGGTGCGGGGATCTCACATCGGATGGTGTTGGGCAGCTGAATGATGCAGAAGGAGCAGCAGTGGACAGGGAAAGAAGCAATTGGGGGGTCCTAAACATCACCCTCCGAACTCTGCAAGTTCGAAGTGCGTCCAAAGCAAAGCATCTACAGGATCAGCTGGCGAAGTCTCAGGGAAAAGCTTCGCTGCGCCATCATCATCAAAACCATTGCATTGatcttcgtctctctctctctctctctcagtgatGATGGATTCGATGATTCATGTCCGACTGCTGTGGGCACATCGAGGAGACATCATGATCTACAAGATACAAAAAAATCTCTTAAATCATTTTCTATGAAGTATCCATATCACAGATCCTTTCTTTCCTTCATACAAAAGATTAGGTCGGGGTTCGATCACATAAAACCCTTCTGTGAAGCTAGTATATCTTCATCCATTTTAGGCATATAGCTCATAAAAGGTTTAGAGATCGTGTTGTAAGTTTGAAATGGAGACATACTTCAAAAAAGTTACTCATATAGTATTATTATTCTTGTAATCTCTAAgggaatattttctttaaatgttctaTTTAAGTGATATATCTATCAAAGTTTTTATCATCTTCAATAACCGATGTGATATATCCAATAGACGTTAATTGAAAATAATGTTAATATCATTTTCctctcaaaatataaattaatctatttaatatatattaacattattatattttatattttccctattttataattatttattattttaataaattaagtTATTTCTCGGTCCATCCTAATCCTATAGTCCACATTGACTTTATATAtctcaatactggtctccaagcaaatatcttcaatacccacaatcttagacgtATCACTATTTCCCATTTTGACATTACCAaattcaccagcagtgtaagatctaaagaaatcaccatgagaagtgacatgaaatgaagcaccagagtcaattacccaattactgtactgagctacaagactaacacaaccttcatcacagacaatagtgatattaccttcagcagcaactgtattggtctcttttttatttttcttaatttcattctgttctcgcttccaaaacctacactctttcttcatgtgacctggcctgttacagtgaaaacatttgatatctcttctaaacttggatcttcctctatatccatgtgggtttctgCTATGATTTCTTtcatgtctttcttgtttttcagtaacaaatgcaccagaagaagattcaccctgttctttccttctggcatcttcatttagcagactgtttttaaccatatcaatagttaaagttccctctggcgtggagttgcaaatagtcaccacatacgtttcccaactttctggtaaagagctgagaagtaacaatccctgcatctcatcatctatattcattttcatagcaaccaacttgtttgcaagactctgaaataggcttatgtgctcaacaatattaccaccatctttatacttcaaatttacaagccttctgaggagagaaattctatttcccactatcttttttgcaaagaggttttctaacctttgccaaacaacatcagctttagtttcatctgaaatatgctcatgtaaGTTTATatgcatccatcttctaatataggcaatggcttttttatgttgaacttctcattcttcatcgtccacagtagaaggtttatctttaacctggataggcttatataaatctttgcaatagagcaaatcttccatcagacgcctccaagtggaataatttgatgagttcaatttaatcataccatctgactgctccatttcaatcacacaagaaaaactagcaccaaacaacctattgctctgataccacttgttgggaaaaacctattaaagcggaatattcttttccctctttgtgtatcaaaatgggttcctcatcaaaataccaacttgatatccaaatgtaaatatcaaccagcacagcataaacaatagagcaaaaaaccaatcacacaatgagaccaaatctttttaacgtagaaaacccaatgtgggaaaaaccacgggactgtagtccacctcaaacttccactatcaataataatgataacatgtttataatatgtcttctctagaataactaaaggatcagtataatatcaagaatatagatcttggctctagaataacatatcttcatcgtataggatggatctcctccaaacgaaaattctagatctcacaaagtaaatatcgtaggaaagtaccttagagagggtaaactgcagatcaacaccgttaggatcgtAGAGTTTACTGTAAGGATTCTTCACGTAAAATTTGGATCGAAACTTACGACGTTTGATCatagatcgtcaagcagaaatcaCACAAACCTAACctttctctctttatttctctctcctctttcctctgcacgccgCCGCAAACTGAACGCTGCAATCTATTTCCTcacattttgccctttctctcttaattactgatttgggtttatggcccaaatttgtccaagccgagctggacccaacaattcccaACACTTAATCCAACACCAATCGTCAAAACTAGGGTGATATAATGTCATCATTACCACAATTACAGATGTGGATGGCCTTTATCTTGCCTCATCGCACATTTCATGGGATGTAATTAATGCTACTGATGGATCGAAATAAATGGACCAGAAAAATGTAAGAAAACGTTGGTTAAAATATATTTGTACTCCCCAATCCAAATCTGTCGTTCAACTGCTTTTGAGGTCAGTTGGAAGCGTTCTCTTGCCATAACTCTGACGTTGTTGACCATGCCGTGATGAGTAGGTCAACGCCATTTTTGCTGGGATCCCAAGCTGCTCTTCTTGGTCATACAATACTCGCAAAAATAAGCATCCTCACATGCAACTCTGTCATCTGCATGTGAAGAAGGTTGGGAAGCATAAGACAGCAGTGACAGGATATGAAGGTGAAGCAGTATGAGGAGAGAAGAGGAAAGGGAAAGCATGGGTGGAAATCCCCTGCGTCTTCCTGCTCTTCTGATACTTCTTCTATGTTCACCAGCTGTTGCACACTCCAAATGCGTCCTCTTCAACTTCGGCGACTCCAACTCCGACACCGGAGGGCTCATGGCCGGCCTCGGCCTCTATCTCGGCCCCCCCTCCGGTCGCCAGTTCTTCCACCGCCCCACTGGCCGCTTCTGCGACGGCCGACTCTACATTGACTTCCTCTGTGCGTCTCCCACATCTCTTCTTCTCACTCGTGTCGATTTCCTGCACCTCTGTGATCATAACACCGAATCCTACAGGCGAAAGGTTGAAGATGAGCTATTTGAGCCCCTACTTGGAGTCACTACCAGGATCAAACTTCACCCACGGGGTCAACTTTGCTGTAGCTGGTGCGGCCACCGAGTCAACTGCGATCCCTTTCCCTCTCTCCACCCAAGTGCTCCAGTTCCTCCACTTCAAGAATCGCACTCGCGAACTCCGGCCCCAAGGTAATGCACATCTTCTCTTCATCTTCACCAGTTGATCGATTCGGTACGTGCTGACGGATTGGGTGGATCAGGCTCTGGATCACTGCTCAGCGAAAAGGAGTTCCAGAACGCAGTCTACTCCATCGACATAGGGCAGAATGATGTGTCCACTCCCTTCAGTGCAAACCTGAGCTACGCAGAGGTCGTCGTCAAGATCCCATCAATCCTCTCCAGGATCGGAGCTGCCATTGAGGCAAGTCAATCTCTTGTTCACACTCAAGTAGAACCCTCAGTTCATCATCATTTGCATCACTGCAGCTGTTGCACGAGAATGGAGGTAGGAAGTTTTGGATCTACAACACGGGCCCCTTGGGCTGTTTGCCGCAGAAGCTTGCGCTGCTGAGGAAGGACGACAGCGAGCTCGATTCACTGGGATGTCTTGCTGATCTCAACGATGCAGCCAAAGCTTTCAATGCTGGACTGAGTGAGCTATGCGACCGACTGAGATCCGACTTCAAGAATGCCACCATCGTTTACGCTGATGTCTACGCCATCAAACAAGATTTGATAGCAAACCATACCAAATACGGTGAGTTCCGCTGCTCCAATCTCTGAAGCTATCTTGCTGCGTATGAAGAATCACTGATGGTAGTAGTGTATGTCTATCTTCTTCCAGGCTTTGAGAATCCACTGATGGCATGTTGTGGGTACGGTGGACCTCCGTACAACTACAAGTTTAGGATGACTTGTGGTGAGCCGACGGTCACTGCTTGTGCTGAGGGGTCTCGCTACATTAGCTGGGATGGTGTTCATAACACCGAAGCTGCCAATTCCATCATCGCATCCAAAATCCTCTCTGCCAAGTACTCCACACCTCAGATTAAGCTAAAAGATCTCTGCAAAGGCTGACATCTGAAGCTGTAGTTCAGTCGTTTACAGTAAAAGTTGTATGCATTATTCCTAGTATCAATTTAAACAACAGGATCAACCTTACCTTCATGGTTCTGTTGCTCTGTTTCTAACAGCCTAATTGAAATATTTGAGATGGTATCGAATTAATTTAATATGATTGAAAAGTACATAAGATATTGAGGATGTTTGAGGACAATCTCGTCATTTCATGCCACATAACACACGAGCCGTCTCATCCAGAAGTAGAAACGGGCGAGGCCGCTCTCCGTTACGTATCCGTTCATTTCTCTCCAATGACCGTCCATTATGATGGAGATCAACTGCGACTTGGAATCGGACGGTTAGATGATAACTGGATGGGTCTCTAAATGGAGAGATTTCTACCTGTCCTGTACTCTTCCCTCCTCTTCGACAcggctctccctctctctctctctctctgtctctccgtCGTCTCGTTGTCTGTTCGTTAGGGCTTGTGATCGCCACCGGTCGCGAGGGTTGGAGCCATGGAATTCTTGCGGTTTGGGGCTGAGGTGGCGGCAGGAGAGGAAGCCGCGACGGGGTACTGGATGCGATGGCAGACGCTCGTCTGCGCTCTGATCGTCGTCGCCCCGGCGGTCGCCGCGGTGGTTGTCGCGGCGCGGGCGCCGGCGCGACCGCTCAGGGCCGTCGATCTCTGGGCGCCGTGCTGGGCCGGGATGCACCCGGCCTGGCTTCTCGCGTACCGCGGCTTCGTGTTCTTGGCCATGGCGTGGCTACTCTTCCAGATGATTCTGTTTCGCGGATTCTCCGCGTTCTACTTCTATACTCAGTGAGCCCCCTTATTACCATAGCCGTCTTAACATGAAAACATGCTTTGTTCTCATTGCTAATTTTATTGATTAGTTAGTTCTATTCATTGTGAGACGGGGGagaaattttttctttctgattctGGAGATCAAGAGAAGCCGATTTTCTTTCTCATGCTTGAGATGAAGTGAAACCGATTAGGGATTTTGGGTTAGCCCGTGGATTATTAAATCCTCGATATGGCAGCAGTAATTTACCACCGTACTGGAAACTGGACTGGTTGTGATCTTATCTGGTCTATTCTCTGATTGGGCATGAATACCGTTGGCTGCTGAGTCGGCTCCAGTCGGCCGAAGGCGCAGGTTCATCCTTGTGTCTCCTCTGTGCCGATGTGGGAGTACTGATGTGGCGAACCAGCACGGGAAGTCTACAAGGGATGTGGTTTGCTGGGGCTGATCTGACCTTGGAGCGGTGAGGCCGGGTAGAGGAACTGGGATCTGCTCGGCAGCAAGGTCCTGTCTTCGCTGTTGGGTCATCTTCAAGCTGCGAGGTTGTCGGGGGGCAGAGGAGGCGAAAGACAGCAGTATGAGCTGTGTAAAGATGAGAGAGTAAAGGGTTGAGAGATTGTTGCCCCCCCAATCTTGGCCTGGGGTGTGGCTCTTATGCTTGGGTATCGTGCCCTCTCCGATTGTGATCTTATCTGGTCTACTCTCTGATTGAGCATGAATACTGTTGGCTGGTGAGTCGGCTTCAGTTGACACGGTTGGTTCACTACCAAAGGTGCAGGTTCATCCTTGTGTCTCCTCCGTGCCGATATGGGAGTGTTGATGTGGTGAACCAACGTTGGAAGTCTACAAGGGAGGCGGTTTGCTGGGGCTGATCTGACCTTAGACCAGTGATTCTGCACAACAGGCCGGTGTCCGGGGGGGGGGGCTTCCCGGCTCGACCTCTTCGATGCTTTAGTTAGTGTAAGGCGGAGGAGGCAAAGAC belongs to Musa acuminata AAA Group cultivar baxijiao chromosome BXJ1-11, Cavendish_Baxijiao_AAA, whole genome shotgun sequence and includes:
- the LOC135597380 gene encoding GDSL esterase/lipase At1g09390-like, translated to MRREEERESMGGNPLRLPALLILLLCSPAVAHSKCVLFNFGDSNSDTGGLMAGLGLYLGPPSGRQFFHRPTGRFCDGRLYIDFLCERLKMSYLSPYLESLPGSNFTHGVNFAVAGAATESTAIPFPLSTQVLQFLHFKNRTRELRPQGSGSLLSEKEFQNAVYSIDIGQNDVSTPFSANLSYAEVVVKIPSILSRIGAAIELLHENGGRKFWIYNTGPLGCLPQKLALLRKDDSELDSLGCLADLNDAAKAFNAGLSELCDRLRSDFKNATIVYADVYAIKQDLIANHTKYGFENPLMACCGYGGPPYNYKFRMTCGEPTVTACAEGSRYISWDGVHNTEAANSIIASKILSAKYSTPQIKLKDLCKG